In the Scyliorhinus torazame isolate Kashiwa2021f chromosome 4, sScyTor2.1, whole genome shotgun sequence genome, one interval contains:
- the rwdd1 gene encoding RWD domain-containing protein 1 isoform X2, with protein sequence MTDYIEEQRNELEALESIYPDSFTVVLENPTSFTITVTSDTGENEETVEATIQFTYIEQYPDDPPIFEIIGQENLQKSDVADIITLLNEQIQENIGMVMIFTLVTAVQEKLNEIVDQIKWRKEEEKLLKEKEAEEVEKAIFHGTLLSIENFLSWKAKFDAELAEIRRKRQKEEEQAGKVKLTGKQLFETDHNLDTSDIQFLEEGNNVEVDESLFQDMDDLELDDDDDPDYNPDLGSEED encoded by the exons TGGTGTTGGAGAATCCTACAAGTTTCACTATCACAGTAACATCTGACACTGGTGAAAATGAAGAAA CTGTTGAAGCAACCATCCAATTCACATACATAGAACAATATCCAGATGACCCTCCAATTTTTGAAATTATTGGGCAAGAGAATCTTCAGAAGTCTGATGTTGCAGATATAATAACACTATTAAATGAACAG ATACAAGAAAACATTGGGATGGTGATGATATTCACTTTAGTGACAGCTGTACaagaaaaattaaatgaaattGTGGATCAAATCAAGTGGCGGAAAGAAGAGGAAAAGTTATTAAAAGAAAAAGAAGCTGAAGAAGTTGAAAAG GCTATTTTCCATGGTACACTTCTTTCAATTGAGAATTTCTTATCATGGAAAGCAAAATTTGATGCAGAGTTGGCCGAAATCAGAAGAAAACGGCAAAAGGAAGAGGAGCAAGCTGGAAAAGTTAAACTAACAG ggaAGCAGCTGTTTGAAACTGATCATAACCTTGATACATCCGACATTCAGTTCTTGGAAGAAG GTAACAATGTGGAAGTTGATGAATCTCTGTTCCAAGATATGGATGATTTAGAATTAGATGATGATGATGACCCAGATTATAATCCTGATTTGGGGAGTGAAGAAGACTAA